One segment of Leuconostoc lactis DNA contains the following:
- the secE gene encoding preprotein translocase subunit SecE, with translation MVRYFKNVANEMKNVTWLSEAQASKETVTVITVSIIFAIFLGGVDWLLQQGINFVMK, from the coding sequence ATGGTGAGATACTTTAAAAATGTCGCAAACGAAATGAAAAATGTGACATGGTTGTCCGAAGCGCAAGCATCAAAGGAAACAGTGACGGTGATTACCGTGTCGATCATCTTCGCGATTTTCTTAGGCGGTGTGGACTGGCTCTTACAACAAGGTATTAACTTCGTCATGAAGTAA
- the rpmG gene encoding 50S ribosomal protein L33 gives MASQKVSLACTVCGSRNYTVALSKDRTERLAVNKFCAFCGKHTLHQQTK, from the coding sequence ATGGCTAGTCAAAAAGTATCACTCGCGTGCACAGTATGTGGCTCACGCAATTACACAGTAGCATTGTCAAAAGATCGGACAGAACGTTTAGCAGTGAATAAGTTCTGTGCTTTTTGTGGCAAGCACACATTGCATCAACAAACAAAGTAA
- a CDS encoding TetR/AcrR family transcriptional regulator — METKSQTNTATRDRIIAAATDQFLAHGFEQTTTRDIAKALNITQPALYHYFGDKETLFVEVIKVVGQQVADEMLAILARPYPQPVDQLVDMTKVIVNRHPRDVFTLIHGSFDVLSPDSKQTLGMVFGRHYVGPIARFFDQEAMQLRQHVDAKMASAFYITSLAPLFSDFHALTDAHDLTTRVRNLLDLILYGVAQR, encoded by the coding sequence ATGGAAACCAAATCACAGACAAATACAGCGACACGTGATCGCATTATAGCCGCTGCGACAGACCAATTTTTGGCGCACGGGTTTGAACAAACCACAACACGTGATATTGCCAAAGCGTTAAATATTACCCAACCGGCGTTATATCACTACTTTGGTGACAAAGAAACCTTATTTGTTGAGGTGATCAAGGTCGTTGGACAACAAGTTGCTGATGAGATGCTCGCCATCTTGGCACGGCCCTATCCGCAGCCAGTTGATCAGCTAGTCGACATGACTAAGGTGATTGTAAATCGGCATCCGCGTGATGTTTTCACTTTAATTCACGGTAGTTTTGATGTGCTTTCGCCAGATAGTAAACAAACGTTAGGCATGGTTTTTGGCCGGCATTATGTCGGTCCGATTGCACGTTTTTTTGATCAAGAGGCGATGCAATTAAGGCAACATGTTGATGCCAAAATGGCGAGTGCATTTTATATTACAAGTTTGGCACCGTTGTTTAGTGACTTCCATGCGCTCACTGATGCCCATGATTTAACGACACGCGTCCGAAATCTACTTGATCTGATTTTATACGGCGTTGCGCAACGTTGA